The Setaria italica strain Yugu1 chromosome IX, Setaria_italica_v2.0, whole genome shotgun sequence genome has a window encoding:
- the LOC101761768 gene encoding expansin-A31: MAKTAVGEVRIAADKVGNVTSMKNYVTAATSAPTSRTVTKSGKRPSSAIVPNAYVPPRRNNGGRPRAPPGMYNLDDNDDTMINGFTTFTPHLRAVEWPTSFKPAINDKYDGCSDPTIWLKTYSTTVKATNSTYDQMAAYFSVPKASIPRPYLVLTNAPSLPSRSLQLPSALVSVDMAKSLILCTVLLAACLALAAAQGSPGTATFYGGADGWGTMGGACGYGNLYDAGYGVLNAALSQTLFNDGASCGQCYTITCDGSRPGGQYCKPGNSITVTATNLCPANYALPNGGWCGPGRPHFDMSQPAWENIGIYQAGVIPVLYQQVKCSRNGGVRFSIAGCNYFLLVNIQNLGGSGSVGAAWIKGDNTGWIQMSRNWGANWQALAGLVGQGLSFAVTTTGGQYIQFLNVAPAWWQFGQTYTTYQNFYY; encoded by the exons ATGGCGAAGACCGCGGTAGGAGAGGTGAGGATCGCGGCAGACAAGGTCGGCAACGTGACCTCAATGAAGAATTATGTGACCGCCGCGACCTCCGCGCCGACCTCAAGAACCGTCACCAAGAGCGGAAAGAGGCCAAGCTCTGCCATCGTGCCGA ACGCCTACGTCCCGCCCAGGCGCAACAACGGTGGACGCCCCAGGGCACCACCCGGCATGTACAACCTCGACGACAACGACGACACGATGATCAATGGCTTCACCACCTTCACTCCCCACCTCAGGGCTGTTGAGTGGCCGACCTCGTTCAAGCCGGCTATCAACGACAAGTACGATGGCTGCTCtgaccccaccatctggctcaagacgTATAGCACCACGGTGAAAGCTACCAACagcacctacgaccagatggccgcctacttctCAGTG ccaaaagccagcATTCCCCGGCCATACCTCGTCCTCACGAACGCACCTTCACTTCCATCTCGTTCTCTGCAGCTACCCTCTGCATTGGTGTCCGTGGATATGGCCAAGTCCCTGATCTTATGCACGGTCCTCCTTGCTGCGTGCCTCGCGCTCGCCGCAGCCCAGGGCTCTCCGGGCACCGCCACGTTCTACGGTGGAGCCGACGGCTGGGGCACCATGG GTGGCGCCTGCGGGTACGGCAACCTGTACGACGCCGGGTACGGCGTGCTCAACGCGGCGCTGAGCCAGACGCTGTTCAACGACGGCGCGTCGTGCGGGCAGTGCTACACCATCACGTGCGACGGATCACGCCCCGGCGGACAGTACTGCAAGCCCGGCAACAGCATCACCGTCACGGCCACCAACCTGTGCCCGGCCAACTACGCCCTGCCCAACGGCGGCTGGTGCGGCCCGGGGCGCCCTCACTTCGACATGTCGCAGCCGGCGTGGGAGAACATCGGAATCTACCAGGCCGGCGTCATCCCAGTCCTGTACCAGCAGGTCAAGTGCTCACGCAACGGCGGCGTGCGCTTCAGCATCGCCGGATGCAACTACTTCCTGCTCGTCAACATCCAGAACCTCGGCGGAAGCGGCTCCGTGGGCGCCGCCTGGATCAAGGGAGACAACACCGGGTGGATCCAGATGTCCAGGAACTGGGGCGCCAACTGGCAGGCGCTGGCCGGGCTCGTCGGCCAGGGGCTCAGCTTCGCCGTGACCACCACCGGCGGGCAGTACATCCAGTTTCTCAACGTGGCGCCGGCGTGGTGGCAGTTCGGCCAGACCTACACCACCTACCAGAACTTCTACTACTAA